In Tachysurus vachellii isolate PV-2020 chromosome 12, HZAU_Pvac_v1, whole genome shotgun sequence, the following are encoded in one genomic region:
- the sfrp1a gene encoding secreted frizzled-related protein 1a: MKPVASLRFWKATTVLAVMVNLMPLSLAAEYEYVSWKPTDTIGGGRAYDKPPQCVPIPDDLRLCHGVGYNQMLLPNLLEHESMAEVRQQAGSWVPLVHKACHPGTRILLCSLFAPVCMDRPVYPCRLLCESVRQGCEPIMEAFGFPWPDMLACDKFPQGDVCISTPNNTDTFPESGYSPVCPPCDNEMKTDAILEHMCASEFAIKTKIKEVKRENLDRKVILQKKRKIVKSGSLKKKDLKSLTLYLKNGADCPCSQLDNLSSAYLIMGRKTDRQFLITAIHKWDKSNKEFKKTLKKLQSHKCPAYEKVFK, encoded by the exons ATGAAGCCAGTGGCATCCTTGCGCTTCTGGAAGGCCACCACTGTGTTGGCAGTGATGGTGAACCTGATGCCCCTGAGCCTGGCAGCGGAGTACGAGTACGTAAGCTGGAAGCCAACTGATACAATCGGTGGCGGACGAGCTTATGACAAACCTCCACAATGTGTGCCCATCCCAGACGACCTGCGCCTGTGCCATGGTGTCGGCTACAACCAGATGCTGCTGCCCAACCTGCTTGAGCATGAGAGTATGGCTGAGGTGAGGCAGCAAGCGGGCAGCTGGGTGCCTCTGGTGCACAAGGCCTGCCATCCGGGCACACGCATCTTACTCTGCTCTCTGTTTGCACCTGTCTGCATGGATCGTCCCGTCTACCCATGCCGCTTACTGTGCGAGAGCGTGCGCCAAGGCTGTGAACCCATCATGGAGGCGTTCGGGTTCCCATGGCCTGACATGCTCGCCTGTGACAAGTTCCCTCAGGGTGATGTGTGCATCAGCACGCCCAACAACACTGACACATTCCCAGAGAGCG GTTACTCGCCAGTCTGCCCACCATGcgacaatgaaatgaaaaccgATGCTATTCTGGAGCACATGTGTGCCAGCGAGTTTG CCATCAAGACCAAAATCAAGGAGGTGAAACGGGAGAATTTGGACCGCAAGGTGATCTtgcaaaagaagagaaagattgTGAAATCGGGATCCCTTAAAAAGAAAGACCTGAAGTCCCTCACATTGTATCTGAAGAATGGTGCAGACTGTCCCTGTTCACAGCTGGACAACCTGAGCAGCGCCTACCTCATTATGGGCCgcaagacagacaggcagttcCTCATCACCGCCATCCACAAGTGGGACAAATCCAACAAGGAGTTCAAAAAGACCTTGAAGAAACTGCAAAGCCACAAGTGCCCTGCTTACGAAAAAGTCTTCAAGTAA